In Streptococcus porcinus, the genomic window TTCTCTATAAATGTTGATATAGCTAGGCTTTTTTATTGAAAATATAAATTATTGTCCGCGTTTTTGCTCATAATACTTTTTAAAAACTACGCTTGATACTTGTTTTTAACAGAATTAGCATAGGTATAATGAGCAAAAAATGACTAACTAAAATTAGCGAGTTATCTAAAGGTCAAAAATAGGAAAATCTATTTTATTAACTCCCTACAGTCTCTTTTCTATGCATCAATCAATACACCGATTCGTAGAAGAATTTAAAAATACCTCTCCTTTGGAATTTGAAAACCAATACAGCTCACTTCGTACAGTATAGTATCACACTTTATGAAAACCCTCAATAAATTAATAGTTTTTATAGCTGATTCGTATCTATAACACACTATTCACTGCAAAACATAGTTTTGGTCATTCTTTAAAATTTATCTAAAAAAATGCTCTATATCTCTCTGATTGAAAGCGTTATAATCAAATTAGATTTTAATTCTAGAAACGGAGATATAAAGTGAAAAAAGTATTACTATTAGCCATAGCGCTCTTTTCTCTTGGAATAGCACCTAATGTGATAGCGGAGGAAGAAGTCAACCAAATTAATAAAGAAACCTCACAGGAAAATCTGAAATGGGAGTTAGACCCAAATCAGTATAATAACGAAAACAATATACCTGTTACTATTGATAACAATAATCTAACAATAACATTACCTAAAGGTTGGTCAGTGTCATTTTTAAAAAACAAGGGTGCTTATAATCCACTAAAAGTAAATGATAAAGATCTTAGCTATTATGATGACTCTTCTACTAGACAGAATGGAACAAATGATAGAGTGGGTAAGGAACCTAACACTAGTCCTCGAGTATTCCTAAAAGGAGACAATAATAAAGAACTATCGTTTATATATAATGACAATAAAGGTGAGGCAGGACTCCCAATCACTGTAACTCTACAATCACCACAAGAAGGAGATGAATTAACACTACGTTACCGTGCAGATACTGGCTTTTATGGAGGGAGCTCAAAATTAAAAGATTCAGAAACTCTTAAAAAAGAAAAGTCTGAGAAAGAGAGGCTTAAACAACAAGAAGAACAAAAAATTGCTGAAGAAGCTTATCTAAAATATATTGAATATGACAATAACCAACCTTGGCACAAACGCTTAAGAGACGGCCTTCAAGACCAATTGTGGAATTTCAAAGATTGGCTGAAAAATTAACTTCCTCTTTTTCCTAGTAGTGCTAAGCATGTTATAGTAAATCAATAAGCCAAACTAAAAAGCACCTTTTCGGGGTGCTAGTTCGTTCTTGATGAATTCATTAACAATATATTCACCTTATATTACTTTTTAGGTTATCGAATGTTGATTTGATGACCTTTTTAGTACAAACGTAAACATTGAGGGAATATTTAAAGATATTGAAAAGTCCTATAAATGTTGTTACACCAGTAATTAAGAGGTTGCTAAAGTACTTTTTGTATCTAAACTTATTTCACCCCACTAGGTAAACTAACTTATTTTTTTATTTACAATAAGGATTTTCTTAGTATTTCTCTAAAATAATAAAAGTTGATTAAGAAGTGCTAGTGAGATAGCCTATTAGTGTTCCAACCAATATCTTTATTTACGTTTATAGTTCATCATTAGTTTTAAGATAAATGCCATAACAAACCAAAGGATGACCGAAATCCCTATCACCATTAACCACCCCAAAGGATGTTGAGTTAAAAGGGGTGGCAAAGGTACGTTAATACCAAAAAATCCTGTCACAATGCTTGGAATAGTTAACAGAATAGATAATAAGGTCAAAATTTTCATGGTGTCATTCAGCTCATTATTTAAGACATTATTATAGGTACCTTCTAATTGTGACAAAACTTGTGCAGATAATTGTGCCATTTCTACTAACTGCCGCGCCTCAATCAAGGCATCATCTAATTGTTCCTCTTCAACATCATTAAGGCTAAGATACAAGAGATGGCTTTTTAGTTGCTCAATTAAGAGGACATTTTGTTTGCTGGCTGAGACTATATAAACTAAGCCCGTTTCTAAGTCTGACAATTGCAAAAGTTCTCTCTTACTCGTTCTTTCTCGCAATAGATTATTCAATCGATTTCGTTCCGAATTAAGGCTGTCCACTGTGGGAAAATAATTTTTGGAAATGAGGTAAAGGACTGTAAACAAAAATTTATACAGTGATAAGGTCTTGTTTTTCTCTAGCAAATTCTCCATTTGTTTGACAATATAACTGCTTTTATCCTTATAAATTGTAATGAGATGATTTCCATAAACAAAGAAAGTAATTGGAACGGTCTGATAATGGTAATCCTGCTTATAAATATCTAAAACATTATAAATCAACAATAAGGTTTTTTCGTCACGATCATATTCTAAATGGGACAACTCATTTTTATCTGCAGCATAAGTTAGAATCTCAGAATCAATTTTCAGCTCATGTTTCAGATAAAGAAGGTCTTTTGAATTGTCAGCATTTGCCATATACAGGCTAAATTTTTCTTTACTTATCTCTTTCAAAACCTCTACTCCTTCAGTCTATACTACCTGTCAGTATATCAAAAAAAGAGCCAAATGGCTCTCATTGGGATTATCCCTAATTCCCGTTAAGCTTCCTTTTCAAATTGCTTCAAATCAAAAACTTCTCCTCTTATCTTATCTGGTAACAGCATAGCAATAACAAGACCAAACATTGTTGGCAATAACCAACCCACTGACATAGCGTGAAGCGGTAAATAATCAGCAAAAGTCGCAAGAGCTGTTTTAGGCATTAAGCCTGCTAAAACTTCTAAAAAGGAAATGATGGTCACAATGACTATGGTCAAAGACATGCCTCTTTTAGACAAAGGTATTAGCTTATTAAGTAGGATAATGACTACTAAAACGATAACAATTGGATAAAGGAGAGAAAGTACTGGAAGCGAAAAAGCAATAACGGCATTCAACCCTAAGTTGGCAATTAGAAAACCAATAAGGGTAAAGAGGCTGAGATAAACTTTGTATGATAGCTTGGTAAAATGTTTAGCAAAAAATTCAGACACCGCAACAATCAAACCGACCGTAGTGGTAAAACAGGTTAAAATGACCATGACACTAAGGAAGTAGCGTCCAAAGGAACCAAATAGCTGATAAGAAGCCTGCGCTAGAACATAAGCCCCTTTATTGATTGAAGGATCAGTCAGTACATTTTCTGGAACAGAAAATTTGTTACCTAGGTAGCCTAAACCAATGTAGAGAATGCTAAAAGCTAGGCTGGTCACTACTCCAACTACCCATATCGTTGATAAATACTCTTTTTTATTAGCAAAACCAAATTGTTTTAAGGTCTCAGTTGCTACTAAACAAAAAGCAACTGCGGCTAGAGCATCTATTGTATTATAGCCCGCTAAAATGCCACCACCAAAAGCATTAGTAAGGTATTCGGCGCTAGCTGTACCACTGTCAGCTTGACCATATTTAAATGCTCCTACAACTACTAATGAGAGAATAAGCAAAGCAAACATAGGAGTCAAAACCTTACCTACACTAGCCATTATGTTAGTCGGATGACTAGCAAGTAGATAAGCAGCCAAGAAAAAGAAAAAAGAAAAAATCATGAGAGCCATCTGGCTATTACCAACAAGAGGTGATAGACCAACTTCAAAAGACACTGTAGCCGTCCTTGGAATAGCAAAAAGCGGACCAATAGTTAAATAAAGAATAACCAAAAAGCTGAGCGAGAACCAAGGGCTAAACTTAAGATCCATTTCATGTTTAAAACCTCCGTTAGTCAAAGTTCCCACTAATAGAGTGATGATAGCTAGGCCAACTCCGGACAAACAAAATCCTAAAATAGCTGGCCAGAAATGATGACCCGAAGCCACACCTAAAGCCGGTGGGAAAATGAGGTTGCCAGCTCCAAAAAAAATGCCAAATAATAGCAATCCTGTTAAAAATCCTTTTTTTATCATAAAGTGCCTCTATGTAAACCTAAATTTACACCTTTCCTCTAATTTTTTTGTTAAAGGGTCAACTATCTGTTAATTCTTGCCCCATAAATAAGTGCTTTCTATTATAACAAAAAAGCTTGATTATACTAGCCCTTTTTCAAAATTTTCTAACTATTTACATAAAAATAAGGCCTAAAGGCCTTATTTTTATGTAAATAGTTTTCTCTACTTTCAAGATGACAATAGCTATTTCTGTCGATAGGAGACTTGAACTAAGGCAACTATAACAAATAAAAACAAACATTGTTTAGGATAAGCTATGTAGTAAGGAACCCATTTATGGGCGAATTTTTGCTTGTAGTGCCTTAGCCCATCAAAAGAGTAAATTTGAGAGCCGTACTGATAGAGTAAATAGCCCAACTTTTCATTAAGAAAACTAAAACGATTTTTTCCTACATTAGACAAAGGGCACATCCCCATATTAAAATAGTCAACTCCCTTTAGTTTAGCATGGTTTATTAATCTTATAAAAAGAGCATCCATAACACCTTTTGGAGCCTTATTCAAATAACGCATTAAGTCAACTGAGAGCATCTTTTCTGTATCAGATTTTTCAATAGTAGCAAAAGCAACAATTTCACCCTCCATTGATTCTAAAATAGCAATATCACTATGACCTAAGTAAAAGTCGTCAAAGAAACCAAGTGAAAATCCCATTTCTTTTCGACCGGCTAGCCATTCATCAGAAACCACCTTTAAGGATGATATCAATTCCTTAGAGTAAGGGGGCTCAAGAACAGAAAAGTTATAGCCAGCCTTTTCAACCTGATTAGATACTGACCTTAAATTTTGCTTTTTCTTACCTGAAAGTGAAAATTGAACTGAATCAACAATTCCTTCTTCCCCTAATTTAATGAAATCAAAGCCATGGTCATGAATTGCCATGACTTCTTTTTCAGACACCTCATAAAATACAGGATGATAATTATACAAATCCGCCTCATTCATAAAGGATTCTAATGCTTCGTCAAAATAATCACGATTGCCAAAAAAATCTCCCATAACGAGAAGTTTATCTCCTTGCGATCTGAATTGCAAAGCTATTTGATCCTGTCCTTGAGCCTGATAATACCAAATTCTTTTGTCTTGAAGGTAAGCCAGTCCAGTATAATGATGATCACCCTTTTTAAGAATTTGCTCAAAGCGCTCTTTATCAAAAGGTTGCCCAATTTCGACTCTTCGGTACTTTAAAAATAGTATTAAAGCAGTTAAACTAATCGTAATCAAAAATAAAGTTAATAAGCCCATCAACCACCAATGAAACGTAGGGACAGAAAAGTGCTTTTCTAAAGAAATACGCGATCTATGATGTGCATCTACCAAATTAGTATAACCTAAAATAAAATAGGAGAGCCCCAAAAAAGACCAGATAATCCCATCAAGAAAAGCATCTTCATGACTAATAATAAGCTGATGACGATAGAGATTTGGTCGACTAATACAGAGTAATATCACCAGAAAAATCAGGACTGCCGTTGGCGCAAAACTTCTATAAAAAAAGATAGTATATAAAATAGCTAAACACAGAAAAATCAGAGTTGGAAAGAAAGCTTTAGTACTCCTATTTCCAATCGCTCGCCCACAAATAAGTAGCGAGAATCCTAAAAGTAAACTAGGAACCTGACGGATAAGGGCCATGCTGGCTAAACCGTAAAAACGATCTTTGATAATAGGTAGATTGATAATGGCATCATGACTTGTTACCATCAATATCAAGATAATTCCAGATAGATAAAAAAGCCCAACCATGACATAAAAGAAAACAGCTCTAATGAGTTCCAAAACAAGATAATTATTTTTATTCTTAAAGAACTGAAATTTACGAAAAATAGGCATACTCACTCCCTATAGTTTTTGCTTAGTCTACCGGCTTAAGGTTAAAGAATGCTTAAGAAAAAACTATTTTCAACCATTGCTAGTTGGAAATAGTTTTTTTGACTTGCAACTTAACCAATCACCGACCCATTTGGAACTTGCGGATCAACTGTCAAGACAGTCAGACGATCACCATGCTCCGCTGATAAGATCATTCCTTGACTGACATACTTTTTCATCATTTTACGAGGTTTCAAATTAGCAACGATTTGCAATTTTTTCCCAACTAATTCTTGCTCGTTAGGATAAAATTTAGCGATGCCAGATAAAATTTGACGATCCTCTCCATCTCCTGCATCAAGACGGAAGCGTAGCAATTTATCCGAACCTTCGACCTTAGAAACTTCCTTGACTTCAGCTACGCGAATCTCAACAGCATCAAATGTTTCAAATTTAATTTCCTCTTTTTCCGCTTTGAGTTCAACGTTTTCAGGAATCCATTCTTTTTCCTGAGGAAGCACAGAGCC contains:
- a CDS encoding magnesium transporter CorA family protein, whose translation is MKEISKEKFSLYMANADNSKDLLYLKHELKIDSEILTYAADKNELSHLEYDRDEKTLLLIYNVLDIYKQDYHYQTVPITFFVYGNHLITIYKDKSSYIVKQMENLLEKNKTLSLYKFLFTVLYLISKNYFPTVDSLNSERNRLNNLLRERTSKRELLQLSDLETGLVYIVSASKQNVLLIEQLKSHLLYLSLNDVEEEQLDDALIEARQLVEMAQLSAQVLSQLEGTYNNVLNNELNDTMKILTLLSILLTIPSIVTGFFGINVPLPPLLTQHPLGWLMVIGISVILWFVMAFILKLMMNYKRK
- the brnQ gene encoding branched-chain amino acid transport system II carrier protein, with the protein product MIKKGFLTGLLLFGIFFGAGNLIFPPALGVASGHHFWPAILGFCLSGVGLAIITLLVGTLTNGGFKHEMDLKFSPWFSLSFLVILYLTIGPLFAIPRTATVSFEVGLSPLVGNSQMALMIFSFFFFLAAYLLASHPTNIMASVGKVLTPMFALLILSLVVVGAFKYGQADSGTASAEYLTNAFGGGILAGYNTIDALAAVAFCLVATETLKQFGFANKKEYLSTIWVVGVVTSLAFSILYIGLGYLGNKFSVPENVLTDPSINKGAYVLAQASYQLFGSFGRYFLSVMVILTCFTTTVGLIVAVSEFFAKHFTKLSYKVYLSLFTLIGFLIANLGLNAVIAFSLPVLSLLYPIVIVLVVIILLNKLIPLSKRGMSLTIVIVTIISFLEVLAGLMPKTALATFADYLPLHAMSVGWLLPTMFGLVIAMLLPDKIRGEVFDLKQFEKEA
- a CDS encoding phosphatidylglycerol lysyltransferase domain-containing protein, yielding MPIFRKFQFFKNKNNYLVLELIRAVFFYVMVGLFYLSGIILILMVTSHDAIINLPIIKDRFYGLASMALIRQVPSLLLGFSLLICGRAIGNRSTKAFFPTLIFLCLAILYTIFFYRSFAPTAVLIFLVILLCISRPNLYRHQLIISHEDAFLDGIIWSFLGLSYFILGYTNLVDAHHRSRISLEKHFSVPTFHWWLMGLLTLFLITISLTALILFLKYRRVEIGQPFDKERFEQILKKGDHHYTGLAYLQDKRIWYYQAQGQDQIALQFRSQGDKLLVMGDFFGNRDYFDEALESFMNEADLYNYHPVFYEVSEKEVMAIHDHGFDFIKLGEEGIVDSVQFSLSGKKKQNLRSVSNQVEKAGYNFSVLEPPYSKELISSLKVVSDEWLAGRKEMGFSLGFFDDFYLGHSDIAILESMEGEIVAFATIEKSDTEKMLSVDLMRYLNKAPKGVMDALFIRLINHAKLKGVDYFNMGMCPLSNVGKNRFSFLNEKLGYLLYQYGSQIYSFDGLRHYKQKFAHKWVPYYIAYPKQCLFLFVIVALVQVSYRQK